Genomic segment of Drosophila simulans strain w501 chromosome 2R, Prin_Dsim_3.1, whole genome shotgun sequence:
TAGGAATTTTGACCAAGATAACTTACCGTCATCGCGTTCGTCGTCGCTTAGTGGCTGTCGTGGCGCGAAGAAAAGGTCAGGCACAAATTGTCGGATGATCTGCTTAATCTTTTGCTTCTCCTGCTTCTGGATGCCAGTCTGGCGCTTGACATGATGAATCAGCAGGTTGGCGGCATCGTCCAGAATGGTTTTGTCCTTGTAGGGCAGCACCAGATGCGGCCCAAACGGTTCCATGGCGTCGTCCTCTTGGTCGTGCCGCTCATCGTACAGCGTCTCGATTTCGTTAAACAGACTCTTTGAGCGCAGGGCTTTCATGTCGTTGGGCTTGAAGTTGATGGCCTGGTGATCGAGAGACTTGAGGTAGTACTTCTCGTTCTGTTCCCGCCATTGCTTATTGAAGGTCTGAAAAAAGAAGtgttcatttaatttacataaatgtaAAGCAATGAGAGAGTTCACTTACCTTTTGCGCTTCTCgccactcctcctccttgacTTTCAGTCGCTTCAGTACAATAGGCACCGCCACAAACGGATTTTTCTTCATTCCCGTGATTATCTCTCCCGACTTGTCGCCGTAGATGCGATGAATGGCCCGCTGGTGTATCGTTTGGGATGTGCCGCCCAGATGATCGTCCAGATGGAATTTGCTCAATTCCTCGGTGGACATTCGTGACATTTTCTTCTGCAAGTTCTCCAGCACCCGAATCGTGGCACTATTAACCTCGATGACCAGGTCCAGCTCGAATCGCTCGTCCTCCGTTCTGTGAATATTCCTTTTGTTTAGAGCGTGCGCATtggttaattgaaataaacgAAAGCCAAAGAAACAGAAGATCCAAAACAAACGATAGATGTGTAAGTTGAGAGTAGGATATAGATGCGGTTACAAAAAATAACATGGAACTAAATCTAtcctttttaataaatgaagaattaaaattttttggttttttaaaacaaatttcttaaaattataacCGCACATATTAGACTCAAATGAAAACGGAAAGGAAACAAAAGTACCAATAAAGAAGTAGTATTGATTTTACTCGTGACTTATTTAAAGTGGAACTGTTAAGTGAAAAGGTAAAAGGAATATTTCTTACCGGTAAATTGTCTCCTCGAACTGAGTTTTTCGCGATGTAACAAAAGTGGAGTCCTCGCTGGCCCACGTCGGGAACGATACCCATTTGTCGTTGAGCACTTCCCGGCAGAGAGCCGTCCGTCCGCTGCACTTCTTAGGTACTGTGGTCTGCGGCAAAGCACAATAGGATGCACCCAGCCGCTTGCACGAAGACAGATCCACATCCTGGACGTACTCGGCGGCACTCTGGTGACTGCTACCTCGATCATGGGAACTATTACTGCTTCCACCTCCCTGACGTTGCGTTGCGGCTAAGGGCATGCCGTCAATTAATCCTCCAGCAGGTTGACCCGAGGGCGGTCCCAGAAAGTCGGTGAACCATCTCAGCAGGTCGGGGAACTTCATCAAGAACGGTGATACCAGACCAAGAAGTTCCGTTTTGGAGACAATTTCCTGGTTAAAAAGGGTCAGGCATCGCAGGAAGTTGTCGTAGACCTCTGGACTTCTCAACGCCTTGCGCACCTTGTCAAAGAACGCGGCGTCGGAGATGGTGCACTTGCTCGATGCTTCGGAAAAGCTGACATCGCGACAATAAGGCTTCGGTCGCTTAGCAGGCGGCGCTCCACTAGAATAGTGTCCGACTAAACTGTCATCACCCGGCCTCCTCGTAGCTGAACCAGAGTTATGCTGTCCATGTGGACCAGAGGACAATGGTGGCGTGGCGTAACTAATTCCCGGCGAACTGCGGTCAAGGGAATTGTCCGAAATGTGCGGCATGGAACCAATCACCGAAGGGATACCATAACTTGGCGATTTCTTTGCGTTATGACCATGCGTTAGATTCTGATTTGGCACGTGGCCAACGTACTTTTGCATATGATGATTATTTCGATGCTCCTTATCGTACGACACCATCACGCTGGCTCCCACTCCAGGCCGCCCGATATTGGCGCCCGCTCCAGTTCCGGCCAAATGATGATGGcctccaactccagctcctcgcTGATGCGCTTGCTGCTGCAGACCCGCGTGATAGTCCTTCTCAAAGAGAATATCGTTCCGCGTCGCATTCAGGCCTGAACCGATCACATGattctgctgttgctgattaTTATTGTACGTCTTAATGCTGACACTGGTGTTCACCGCCGAAAGGTTTCCTATAGCCGCTGCATGGGCGCTATTGTCGATCTGCGGAAGAGTCGTTGCACCCAAATGCAGAGGGGATCCACTTGGCGCTGGCGAAGCAGACGACATGGTTATGTGAGCTCCACCGCTTAAAGTAGCCGTGGGACGCTTGCCATGATCATTGTGCACAGACGCTGACTTGGACATGTACTGTCCGGACTGGTGGTTGGTGGCATCAGGAAGAAACTGGCCAAACTCTCTGAGCAAATCCTcatcctggccaaaaagctTAGCCACCTGTGTGTACACCTCCTGTTCGGTGAGCATTTTACCCTGGTTCAGGCTGCCCTCCTTCATAACCTTTTGCTCCTTCTGATAGGCGTGCAGAATTTCGAGGAATTTCTTGTACTTGGCCGGCTGGTTTTGGAAACGATTCTGTTTgtgaaaaaagaagaaaagattATAAGTAACCTACAAAGTTTTTAATGATGTTGAGCAGACGTTACCTTGATCTTATTTACATAGGTTATGGCGTGATTGAACTCCACCGGCTGATTCTGCTGTCCCGTCTCCCCAAGCAAAATCGATTGATGCGCCTGCTGGATGTGATGCAGATTGTGCTGCGCCGCTCCCGCACCTGGcccacctcctgctcctccatgAGGGCTAAGCTCACTTAGAGAATTGGGCGTTGGAGGTCCACCGACAACTATACTAGCAGACGCATTCACGTTTGCCGCAGCTCCAGCCACTTGCCCAGTAGGTGTTATGGTGGCCCTTTCTCGATCTCTCGAGTAGTTCTGCGGTACATTGTGCGCCGATACGGAGATGCCTGGCTGTCCGGGCACTACGGCGTTTGTCGCCGTAGAGTTTGTTACACTCACGTGGACATGACCACCGCCTGGAGATTGTGATTGAGGAGGCGTCGCCTGTTGCAAGGCATGAATAGTGGTCTGGGTAAGCGAGGCTCCGCCGTGGGTCATAAGATTTACAGCTCCAGCGGATTGAATCTGAgccacagctgctgctgcggccgctGCTCCAGCCCCTGTTGCCGGTGTTAAAGTTGCAGCATTGGTCGTCTTGATGGCGATATGTCCGGCACCGGACATCGAGCTATTTCCGGTGAGCATGTGCACCGTTCCTGTGCTCGTTGGCGCTCCCGGTGGTGAGGGCATCGAAACCACCGGCACAGAACAGCCAAGAGCATCCGAATGAATTTCGATCTTGTAACCCGGAGGCAAGAACATGTTGAAGCCGTATATGAGCTCTGTGTGCCCCTTGAAGAGTGTGGAGACTCGCTCAATCACTCCGGGTGTGTCGATGCAGTGCGACTTGAATTCCTTCATGATGTCGAGGAAGTTGTTGTAGATTTGCGGCTGGTCTGCATACTGGTACTTTACTTGGTCCAGGTAGCTCAACGCATCCTCCACTTTTAGACGTGGCGTGGCATTTCCCGACTGTCCTTGTGGTGGGGTGGTTCCACCCACTGGGATACTGTTGGCAACCACGGACGATGGAGGAGTTTGGGCCTTGCCCAAAGGTGACTGTTGAACTGGTTGTTGCTGGGAAATCGTCGCTAGATTGCCCACCGCAGTGGCCACTGTCTGGGTGCCGCTGATTGTACGCTGACGGATTGTGCCCGTTTGTGAGCTGCTGGATACAGTCTGTGCACTGGCAGGATTGTtcgcagctcctcctcctgtgACATGAATCTGTACCGTGTTCGCGCCATCCGCTGTGTTGGCTTTCAGAGTTCCACCAGCCTGTATCGAAGCCACACTATAAGCTATATGATCAAgaaaaaaatcatttgaatATCAAACGTATTTCATCAGAGTTGGAAATAGATTACTTACATGTTGTATACTGTAATGTTTGCGTTCCCGTGCTCCCTGTGGAGACCACcacgcctcctccgccggctgCAGAACCAACTCCTACGGCCACCTGGGATCCTGCTCCTACTGGTCCTCCAGCGGTAGTGCTATCCACAATCGAACTTGTGGTCTTCAAATTCGTAGCCGTCGGCGTGGTGGACGGCAAATAGGCAATGGTCTGTGCTCCTCCATGCTGTGGAGTAAGGATGCGATGGTGAATGGAACCGATCCCGCTGATGGTGGCGTTATGAGCACTGGGCACGACGGTACCAATGGTAACGCCCGTCGTATTGACGCCCACAGTAGCagtgccaccgccgccggatGTTGGCCCACCTCCAGCTACGCCGACGACACCAACACCCACACCTCCTGAGGTCTGAGGAACGGGTCGTGTGCCAAATTGCACCTCGTCTACGCGGGTGCGTTTCATcatcttttttgttgctctgtTCTTGGCGGAGCTTAAAATCctgtgctgctgcttcttctttctGAGCACTTTGTTCCTCCCTGGATCCTTGCCCAAGTGCAAGGACTCTGGCTGCTCTAGGTGAGTGACCGCCCTCTATGAGCGTATGTAATATGCAACGAACGGTCGGGGTCGCAACTCTTGATCTTGGACTGCTCGTGGATGCGACATATGTTGTCTATGCATTTGGTCGCCCCGCAAGCGGCAAATGCGCTCGAGTTCTAAGGTAGAGAAATTGGACTGACGGCTGGTTATCTGCTGCTGGTATTGCTGCGCCGGTGATTCGCCTCTGCCACGTAGCGTTTGGAGTTCTTTCTGAATATCACTGCAAGCAAGAGAAGGGAAACTGTTACAACAATGTCGACAtttaatgtataaaaaaaaaaccccccAAAGAATTAGGTTTGAGTTCCTTTTTTAATGAAGGTAGTCAtcattaaattctgcattagttattttatacattaatACAAGAATTTCTTCACTGACACTGGTTTTGCTAAGTTTGGTTTACATTGAAAATGAGAAGGGCACACATTTATTCTTCCAAATATACTTTTCCATATACTTGAGACCACGAGTCTTCCTGATTTTCCCAATACATGTTAGCTAGTATagcacagctgattgatcaaTTCGGTCTATATCTTCACAGATATCGAAACGATTGCACATTTCAACAAGGAAAAAAGGTGAAATAAAAAGCCACGGGGGAATTCTTCTTTTAGCCGTATCACAAAAACTGCAGAGTGGAGAACGATGTCTCTGTATTGGGGGTTCTGGATTCGGGGGAGGAGATAGAGATGGGGGACAATAGGAATGGAATGAAGCGGTGAAGCTGTGaccaataacaacaacagcaaccagaGAATGGTACATATAGACGGGAAGGAGATCGTGGAGTGGAAGTTGAGTCTTGGAGGAGAGTGAGTGCAAGGCAAAAGGAAGAGCGCGTAGTTCACTTGGTGTGTGTACGTTCAACCGGAATTGGGCGCGCGCTTTGTTATTGCTTTCAGCGGTACAGTAAAAACTTCCTAAGCGAGCTTTCTGTGTACAccttcgagtgtgtgtgtatgtgtgtacatttCAGTATTTGTAAATGTGGAAGGTGCCAAATGCCCCATGCACGACATCGGCTTGCATAGAATTCAGACGCACacatagaaaatatttatatatcgaTACCGCCAAGGGGGAGGGCGGGTTGGTTTGTGAGCACTGCTGGTACATATTCTGTATCTACAACTTACAAgaataagaagaagaagagtcagaggtagcagcagcagcagcaaacgcAACAATGCaaaggtggtggtggtgatacggtggtggtggtgcagccaCAGAGAGAACCGGAGAGAGCCGCATTTGTTGTTGAGGCGCAGTACATggctgattttttttttcaaaaaggtATTTCACCCGTTTGGGgccaaactcacacacacaaatacatgGACACGGCCAGCATTTGGCGGGCAttcgagagagagagcgacaGAAATGGAGAGAGCGCAACGCTGCGCAAACCAAAGAGCGTGAGCAAATATTAGGTGAATGGAAACCGCCTAGAAGATCATCCTGCTCCAACTAATTGAGACACCTCATCGAACCAACAGCTGCCCCCTTTTAgcatttgtaaacaaatattgGAGCACAGTACAGCCGCACAAAAGCTTTAGCCCTCGTTCTCTCTCCTGTCTCTGCCACCACCAACTATCCTTTAATAAATGAAGGTAAAACAAGTTCGCTCTTTTGAGCTCTCCCAACTGCCTTTTTTGTTATTGTAGTTTTGGATCCGCCATTAGTGCATACCAAACACATTTGCTAGCtcgctggtgtgtgtgtgtttgacgAGAGAGGCTCCAAATTGGGGcgttgtgtgcgtgtgtgtgctttggGGAGACATGTGGGCAAATTTTCCCtccattttttaattttttttttttttttggttcagCCCGCTCTATTACGTGCACACGTATAATGTTATCTTATCTGTTTTGTTATGTGTATACACAGCACAGCAGAATACGCAGCACAAAAGGCAGGCAgcggaaaatatgcaaaaattgtTGAACACTAGCACTCGGTTTTAACAACTGCAATACGAATCGGAATCATCGCGAattaatatttagtttttttctgTTACTTTCTCACTCTGGCACACTAACACAGACGCAGAGTGGCGCTGCgctattaataaattttgcaaataaaacatATGGATGTGTAGAGAAATATGTACAATATattcacatacatatatactatttCAGCATGAAGAAGCAACGGCAAACGTTTTGTGTAAATTCAAAAccgaatgaaaaaaaaaacaggcggagcaagaacaacaaacgaCGGATGGGCTGGGGAGCATGAAGTCGAGGAGCAGAAGGAAGATGTGAACAAAAAGAGGGCCACAAAATGATGCTCTCATTGGGGAGCCATTTAAATGCACACTCACACTACACTTGGCTGCTCTCGCCAGTACATGCGAATGGCGCATCAAAGCAAAAGTCAAGATAAGCGCACGAACTGAGCAAAGAACGAATCAACgaacgaaaataaaacgacaCTACGTTGAAAAAATACAGTCAGTTCATAAGCGAACCAAAAGCAATGGTTCAAagcgtatgtatgtgtgtggctCTCCTCTCCGCCCTCGTTCAAGTGTGTGTGAGGAGAGCAGAAACTGtagaggcagcagcagcagcaacacaaacaacaaccacGTCTCCGTCGACGACTTTTTGTCTGTGCGCCTTCTATATGTATTCGCTATGCCATTGttgtttgagtgtgtgtgagtttgtgcgtgcgtgtgtatATAAACCAATTGAAATTGACCTAACctaaaaatgttgtatttttCACAAGTTTTCAGTGGCACGAACGAGAATATTGTTTGAATCCGAATCCGCACTCCAAGTGCACTTGAAGGATAATGCTACTCTGCAATTTCCACGCCCCCcaaccgcccaccgcccataTTACACTTACATCAGCAATAAGCAGTTAGCTTCGTCGGTTGATATTCggctgtgtgtatgtatattcgaaatgtatgtatatatgtacggGGCGCGTATGTATATTTACTACAAAACTGCCGTTGGTTTTGTGGTGTTATTGGAAACTTTCACGTTTTACGCAGTATTTTGCACTTGCAACTACTATATCCGCACTCACTGGCACACCGAAATCTTTATTTTCAccgttttcttttctttcagtAGCTGGGGCTCCGTTCCCAAGTTCAGTTTAAGTTTAACGCTTATTTCGAtcacttttcacttggctCTCTTCCTTAACTAGATCACACGGCTCGAATTTAAGACATTTTCTCCTCGGTAAATTGCTACTGCTATTCTATTCACAAATTTTTGGCGAGAGAACGTTTTCGTACATCTTAACGCCGCCGCAAACATTTTCGATTAAAACAGCGAAACGCGACGGCCAGTCAGTTGGAGTCAGCAGAGAGAGCGAACAGAGTGTAAAAcgaagagcgggagagcgcgCGCGCAGTGTTGCTTTGGAATTcattttctgctgctgccgcagctAAAACAGGGTGGCAACTCAGCGGCGCAACAACTAAAATCCTCCGTCGAGCGCATTGAAAACACAGCAGTAGCtgacggcaaaaaaaaaatagtttatatatCATTCATTACCTATAAGCAAATAATCACAATCAGTGGTTATTTTTATTAGCGGTGAGCGGTACCGCATGCAAATCGTCGCAAAATGGCGCTTAGAATTTGGATAAGAAACGAAATACGTGAAGCTTACGTAAGTGCGAGGACCAACAACAACGCTGGGAAGAGAGAAAACAAGTTGTTAAGCAAACAGGGTGTACCGTTGTCACCCAGCCATGTGGTGGAAACGATGATCGGAGCATCTGGGTGAGACACCCTGTTTGCggcaaagagagagagcggctGTGAGAGCAGCGCACTCACACAAGCGAAACGAGTATACAGCGGATagcgacgtcggcagagcGTTTTAGCCGACCATTGCAGTACATATGTGAAATCGACGAAACCGAAAATCAGAAACCAAACGGACCACTAGCGAGCTACAACTCTGCCACGGCTACACTTTACACACTCATGTACTCCTCCACCACCTCACTCGCcagcgcactcacacacagacgcGTGCGTGCGGAGAGAGGAAGTAAAAAATATGaagacaaaaaaaagcaagtgCATCTCACCATGACAATGGCGGAACCATAAAAACACATGTTCCCATCTCGAATTGAACCGAATTCGGCGGCCAGCTCCttcacaaaataaaataatacaggAAAAAAATCTGTATACGCGCAAAAGTTGAGCTGCTAAAACATGGAAACCTTGCAGTTATCGATTCGTCTCGCTCATTGCGCaatgaaaaaaaatgcagCGGGGGCGGCGGATTCGAGAGAGCCTCTCTCTTTGTGAGCCACCTGCAGCGATAGGAAATGCAAATCCATCCGCCTTCCACTTTCCAGCTCGAAAGTTCAAAGTTCACATGCAACTAACTACTGGGTGCAGCGCATGTCCGAGGTGCACCGAAGTCCCTggaccaaacaaaaaaatggcacaaaCCAAACTCTCCGATTTCCAGGCGCCGCAGGAAGGTTTGTTTGCCCTTCCATTGGGTATTATTGATGCTTTTTTCTATTGATAATAAAGCCAGGTGGTCTAGCATGTTCTAATTATTTCTGTGCTTATTTCAGATCTCGACGTCATGAAATGCGGCACTAGGAAATATTTACTGAATACAACGCTGATCAAGTGATATCTGAAATGTGGTAAAGTGCTTCTTGTCACACGGACACGGATCTctataaaaaaccaattaGTTTGATATTCGTACGTGTTCTGCAAATTATCAGATGTTTTTAACTCTCTTGAGTCACATGATATTTATTGTGATAAATACTTTTggttatttattgtttgtttgtcctAAAAAATTGACAACACAGAAAATGGaagactttttatttattgctttactataaaatatattcatttttttgagaaaaatgttaatatgaAACTTAAAGTGtctttttaactttattattaattcCCATCAAAACTATAAATCTATTTATGGATTAGAGAACCCTCCTCTTTATGTAAAAGATTATTCACAAATGTGCCGTTGAGCCAAAATACGTGTTGTATCAAAATTATAAGCAATTGGaaagtttataaattaaaacagcGATTATACATTTGGGAATAGAAATAACACGATAGAACACAACGGCTTCAGTCTTGTTTACTAATTCAATACTtatcaaaatgttaaaataGTATATTCCAACATTCAGTTCAACTCttaagttttaataatatttcgtCATTATATTGACTTGAAAAGGTTACAACTAAATATGTGTAAAAGTGTTCAACGTCTAATACACTTCAACTTCGTTCCGACCATCAAGTTCAAGAGACTTGTTCGTTGGCCTCTGGCTAAAATACAATTGCGAATTGCAAACAATTGGTTGGCGACGCGGCAAGTGTTTTTTTCTCGGGAGAAAGATCGAGAGAAGTGTGGAGAGACTGCCAAAACTGGGGAGTTTGAGTTCAGAAGTAACTTGTTTTTCAAGTTTTCAAacagccaaaaccaaaccagaCTTAAAAGCCAGTCGAAACTTGAGGCGCTTCACAAAGAAAATTTGAGGAAAACGAGGAAAGCACTGAgaatgtgtttgtgtgtgtgcattacAATTGGACCTCACAGAAGCAGTGAGCCCGATTTcaacgaattatttaattagaatCAACGTAAACCCGCAAATTGAAGGCTGAAACTGCTGTCTCGCTCACCTTGTGCACAATCACACATACGCGAGCACCAAAAGAGTACACTGAGCTGCCAACTGATTTGAAAAGCGAAATTtgagttttaaaaattatttcaatatttgttgatgtggtttttttttgttttattttttactgcACAATTTTTATTAACCTTTTTCACGTTAAATAAGttctaaatttttttatacaaaacaaaaaatgactATGAATTAAGAATGGCTTTGCGTACAAAGAGTTATTTTGGCATAAGATTTCAACATCTTAACAAGTTGGCAGTTCTGGAGCGAATGAacgcaacaataacaaaaggtGAGCGCGGCAAACGCGCTCTGCCTCTTTCAGACAGCCACACACATAGCTGCATTCGTAGTGTGCGTGACTgcgtcattgttgttgctgttctcaATACCTtcct
This window contains:
- the LOC6734188 gene encoding uncharacterized protein LOC6734188 isoform X1; this encodes MMKRTRVDEVQFGTRPVPQTSGGVGVGVVGVAGGGPTSGGGGTATVGVNTTGVTIGTVVPSAHNATISGIGSIHHRILTPQHGGAQTIAYLPSTTPTATNLKTTSSIVDSTTAGGPVGAGSQVAVGVGSAAGGGGVVVSTGSTGTQTLQYTTSYSVASIQAGGTLKANTADGANTVQIHVTGGGAANNPASAQTVSSSSQTGTIRQRTISGTQTVATAVGNLATISQQQPVQQSPLGKAQTPPSSVVANSIPVGGTTPPQGQSGNATPRLKVEDALSYLDQVKYQYADQPQIYNNFLDIMKEFKSHCIDTPGVIERVSTLFKGHTELIYGFNMFLPPGYKIEIHSDALGCSVPVVSMPSPPGAPTSTGTVHMLTGNSSMSGAGHIAIKTTNAATLTPATGAGAAAAAAAVAQIQSAGAVNLMTHGGASLTQTTIHALQQATPPQSQSPGGGHVHVSVTNSTATNAVVPGQPGISVSAHNVPQNYSRDRERATITPTGQVAGAAANVNASASIVVGGPPTPNSLSELSPHGGAGGGPGAGAAQHNLHHIQQAHQSILLGETGQQNQPVEFNHAITYVNKIKNRFQNQPAKYKKFLEILHAYQKEQKVMKEGSLNQGKMLTEQEVYTQVAKLFGQDEDLLREFGQFLPDATNHQSGQYMSKSASVHNDHGKRPTATLSGGAHITMSSASPAPSGSPLHLGATTLPQIDNSAHAAAIGNLSAVNTSVSIKTYNNNQQQQNHVIGSGLNATRNDILFEKDYHAGLQQQAHQRGAGVGGHHHLAGTGAGANIGRPGVGASVMVSYDKEHRNNHHMQKYVGHVPNQNLTHGHNAKKSPSYGIPSVIGSMPHISDNSLDRSSPGISYATPPLSSGPHGQHNSGSATRRPGDDSLVGHYSSGAPPAKRPKPYCRDVSFSEASSKCTISDAAFFDKVRKALRSPEVYDNFLRCLTLFNQEIVSKTELLGLVSPFLMKFPDLLRWFTDFLGPPSGQPAGGLIDGMPLAATQRQGGGSSNSSHDRGSSHQSAAEYVQDVDLSSCKRLGASYCALPQTTVPKKCSGRTALCREVLNDKWVSFPTWASEDSTFVTSRKTQFEETIYRNIHRTEDERFELDLVIEVNSATIRVLENLQKKMSRMSTEELSKFHLDDHLGGTSQTIHQRAIHRIYGDKSGEIITGMKKNPFVAVPIVLKRLKVKEEEWREAQKTFNKQWREQNEKYYLKSLDHQAINFKPNDMKALRSKSLFNEIETLYDERHDQEDDAMEPFGPHLVLPYKDKTILDDAANLLIHHVKRQTGIQKQEKQKIKQIIRQFVPDLFFAPRQPLSDDERDDAFPFLVDDNTKMDVDSPLGRTESSTRNAKSTPSESASPARSNASSSSGTPAGIKKETDDSKATTGSSAPASTLTASSAAPVDDATPSTSSAAAAASAASSTVSGAEGKPKDDPLSSHKEEGAGSTSSGVVTSPRQAQDTAGAGVDVEIKLEHPADFSNPKLLPPHAHGQREDESYTLFFANNNWYLFLRLHAILCDRLHVMYERARLLAIEEERCRVNRRESTATALRLKPKPEIQVEDYYPTFLDMLKNVLDGNMDSNTFEDTMREMFGIYAYISFTLDKVVSNAVRQLQYCVTERAALDCVELFATEQRRGCTGGFCRDAHKTFDREMSYQRKAESILNDENCFKVYIYKIDCRVTIELLDSEPEEVDKPAALKAQKFSKYVERLANPALGGGGNTAGSNSALGNDTVVEASDIKTEADEDTAELRYREGGIGGARKARFLQRNKRRSKLLEEQVRQLFEHKRNRIEQHGTAAAVESIAVDSIISSSSTSGGGGSNNNNNNNNNNSWGGKRLERLGAPQVGLAEQYAFNDRDEISTNISNGRCFVTSKNLKLLKYDAVRRAKKSHCRVTQAKYAHFQTYVNKWLQQHVSEQLQQNCVDWLLGKTADQINASGWGSASKTKTVQQKDTSKTPYRIYNRYRVVQSAVSGLMSANAPTPDGSVPAVNSAPPGSVSTVNNVQGSATVSSTSHSMCNSSILSADSTTNTNASPQQQQHCNSAAAATTPNAEALQQVRPMES
- the LOC6734188 gene encoding paired amphipathic helix protein Sin3a isoform X5; amino-acid sequence: MMKRTRVDEVQFGTRPVPQTSGGVGVGVVGVAGGGPTSGGGGTATVGVNTTGVTIGTVVPSAHNATISGIGSIHHRILTPQHGGAQTIAYLPSTTPTATNLKTTSSIVDSTTAGGPVGAGSQVAVGVGSAAGGGGVVVSTGSTGTQTLQYTTSYSVASIQAGGTLKANTADGANTVQIHVTGGGAANNPASAQTVSSSSQTGTIRQRTISGTQTVATAVGNLATISQQQPVQQSPLGKAQTPPSSVVANSIPVGGTTPPQGQSGNATPRLKVEDALSYLDQVKYQYADQPQIYNNFLDIMKEFKSHCIDTPGVIERVSTLFKGHTELIYGFNMFLPPGYKIEIHSDALGCSVPVVSMPSPPGAPTSTGTVHMLTGNSSMSGAGHIAIKTTNAATLTPATGAGAAAAAAAVAQIQSAGAVNLMTHGGASLTQTTIHALQQATPPQSQSPGGGHVHVSVTNSTATNAVVPGQPGISVSAHNVPQNYSRDRERATITPTGQVAGAAANVNASASIVVGGPPTPNSLSELSPHGGAGGGPGAGAAQHNLHHIQQAHQSILLGETGQQNQPVEFNHAITYVNKIKNRFQNQPAKYKKFLEILHAYQKEQKVMKEGSLNQGKMLTEQEVYTQVAKLFGQDEDLLREFGQFLPDATNHQSGQYMSKSASVHNDHGKRPTATLSGGAHITMSSASPAPSGSPLHLGATTLPQIDNSAHAAAIGNLSAVNTSVSIKTYNNNQQQQNHVIGSGLNATRNDILFEKDYHAGLQQQAHQRGAGVGGHHHLAGTGAGANIGRPGVGASVMVSYDKEHRNNHHMQKYVGHVPNQNLTHGHNAKKSPSYGIPSVIGSMPHISDNSLDRSSPGISYATPPLSSGPHGQHNSGSATRRPGDDSLVGHYSSGAPPAKRPKPYCRDVSFSEASSKCTISDAAFFDKVRKALRSPEVYDNFLRCLTLFNQEIVSKTELLGLVSPFLMKFPDLLRWFTDFLGPPSGQPAGGLIDGMPLAATQRQGGGSSNSSHDRGSSHQSAAEYVQDVDLSSCKRLGASYCALPQTTVPKKCSGRTALCREVLNDKWVSFPTWASEDSTFVTSRKTQFEETIYRTEDERFELDLVIEVNSATIRVLENLQKKMSRMSTEELSKFHLDDHLGGTSQTIHQRAIHRIYGDKSGEIITGMKKNPFVAVPIVLKRLKVKEEEWREAQKTFNKQWREQNEKYYLKSLDHQAINFKPNDMKALRSKSLFNEIETLYDERHDQEDDAMEPFGPHLVLPYKDKTILDDAANLLIHHVKRQTGIQKQEKQKIKQIIRQFVPDLFFAPRQPLSDDERDDAFPFLVDDNTKMDVDSPLGRTESSTRNAKSTPSESASPARSNASSSSGTPAGIKKETDDSKATTGSSAPASTLTASSAAPVDDATPSTSSAAAAASAASSTVSGAEGKPKDDPLSSHKEEGAGSTSSGVVTSPRQAQDTAGAGVDVEIKLEHPADFSNPKLLPPHAHGQREDESYTLFFANNNWYLFLRLHAILCDRLHVMYERARLLAIEEERCRVNRRESTATALRLKPKPEIQVEDYYPTFLDMLKNVLDGNMDSNTFEDTMREMFGIYAYISFTLDKVVSNAVRQLQYCVTERAALDCVELFATEQRRGCTGGFCRDAHKTFDREMSYQRKAESILNDENCFKVYIYKIDCRVTIELLDSEPEEVDKPAALKAQKFSKYVERLANPALGGGGNTAGSNSALGNDTVVEASDIKTEADEDTAESHQTITCRTNEETEPKVHTLIKCSIPSTNMHNNRHYVK